A single window of Paenibacillus sp. SYP-B4298 DNA harbors:
- a CDS encoding DUF2179 domain-containing protein codes for MISWGLVGSIITINIAYVACFTLRLILVVKGRRGAASLLSMVEVFIYLIGLNLVLNNLDSPINMIAYCIGFGIGVYVGSRIEEYLALGYLVVQVIVDSISIELPNRLRDHGYGVTTWQADGRDGKRLVMQVLVKRSNERRLMNTLYQLAPKAFVISHEPKQFKGGFWVKLTNR; via the coding sequence ATGATCTCTTGGGGACTCGTCGGCTCGATTATTACGATTAACATTGCCTATGTAGCCTGCTTCACGCTGCGCCTGATTCTCGTGGTCAAGGGGCGGCGCGGAGCCGCCTCGCTCTTATCTATGGTGGAGGTATTCATCTATCTGATCGGATTGAATCTGGTGCTGAACAATCTGGACAGTCCAATCAATATGATTGCGTACTGCATTGGCTTTGGCATCGGGGTCTATGTAGGCAGCCGAATCGAGGAATATCTGGCACTCGGTTATCTGGTCGTTCAGGTCATCGTTGACTCGATCTCGATTGAGCTGCCGAACCGTCTTCGTGATCATGGGTACGGTGTGACGACCTGGCAGGCGGATGGACGGGACGGCAAGCGACTGGTTATGCAGGTGCTGGTGAAGCGCAGCAATGAGCGCCGACTGATGAATACACTGTATCAACTTGCTCCGAAGGCCTTCGTCATCTCACATGAACCGAAGCAGTTCAAGGGCGGCTTCTGGGTGAAGCTGACGAACCGATAG